The following proteins come from a genomic window of Streptomyces sp. Sge12:
- a CDS encoding YciI family protein codes for MPRFLTMIRINEQDLPTDTAFPPEFEQRMGALLEEITKAGVMLDTAGLLPTSEATRLSWSGGKISYTDGPFTETKEVVGGYSLSQCKDKAEAIEWTRRFLEIHPVEWKVSAEVREIQEM; via the coding sequence ATGCCGCGCTTCCTGACGATGATCCGCATCAACGAGCAGGACCTGCCCACCGACACCGCCTTCCCGCCCGAGTTCGAGCAGCGCATGGGCGCCCTCCTGGAGGAGATCACCAAGGCCGGCGTCATGCTCGACACCGCCGGGCTGCTCCCCACCTCCGAGGCGACCCGCCTCAGCTGGTCCGGCGGGAAGATCAGCTACACCGACGGCCCCTTCACCGAGACCAAGGAGGTCGTCGGCGGCTACTCCCTCAGCCAGTGCAAGGACAAGGCCGAGGCCATCGAGTGGACCCGGCGCTTCCTGGAGATCCACCCGGTGGAATGGAAGGTCAGCGCCGAGGTCCGGGAGATCCAGGAGATGTGA